From ANME-2 cluster archaeon:
AGCTCGATGATAATACATTCTCTTTTTTTTTACTTGGTTACGGCCTTGACCGGAAACTTAACTCTAGATTTTATTTCACTGGCAATGGGTTCGGCGCGTTTTTTCATGATAGTTATTATTTGCTTCATGGGTCTTTTTATTGGTGGGGGTATTCTCCATATCTTTTTTAGAGTATCAGGAGGAACAGGTACCTATGAAAGTACGGTCCGGATTATTGCGTATTCAAGTGCAGCTATGGCATTTGGTGGTATTCCGTTCGTGGCCATCCTTGCAGGTCTCTACCTGATATACCTCGTTGTAGTAGGTGGCACCCAGGTCCATAAGGTTACCCCGGTGAGCTCTGTGATCGCAGTTTTGATAACCGGTGTGGTCTTTTCAGTCCTTTTGATAATGCTTGTTGTTGGAATTGCTTTCTTCCTGTACAGTTCAGGTGGATTGTACGGTAATTCATCGGTCATGAGCCAGTACGATTATCGGATCGCTTTGAACACGGATTCAACACTGGAAAACCTGACGTTCTACCTGCCACTTCCCGTATCCATGAACGTGTCGAGAATGGGTGAGGAGGCAATGATCCAAAATACGGGAAACCCTGGCTGGGAACTCAGCATGATAGGGACCGGGCATGGAACCATGTTGGAGTTAACTGCAAACGAGCTTGAACCTGAATTACATCAGTTGTTCGAGGTAAAGCCACCTCTTCCGGGTCAAACAGGGGACAGACCTGCCGGAGAGGTTGCTTCGTTTACAAGAGGAACGATAGAGATTTCTGTTTCGATGGAGGCAGATTCTCTTATCTACACACAGGACGCTGCTGGCAAGGAACCTGTCCTCTCCCCGAAATATAATATGGAACTGTCTGATTATAATGCACCGTATCCTTCAGGCGGGATTCCTCCGAACACATGGAATTATGACAGTTTCATCTATGCGGATTATTCAGCCGCTCCAAACGCCAATGTTGAAATTTGCATAACGATGGAGGGACATAATGAATGGTGGACTGGCGGCTGGACGTATAATGGATACAGGGATAGTATATGCACTACCATCACGGGAGAACAGCATGGCTGGATTCCTGTTACGGGACAGCTTGTCGAGAGGGAAGGGCATTACGACTGATGGTATTGGAAGGAGTGGGGGGGAGTTGCAAATCGGTTGAATTGGAATAATAACCGTTGACAACCCGCGATTATTCGAAAAGGACTGTGCTTCAGGATCAATGTTACAAGAAAATCCTCCCTGCGGTCGGATTAACTTGAGTACAAAAAGAAGACCGTTTCAATTCGTGTTGGTGAATATAATAAAACCACGGATGAACGCAGATTTTCAGGCAGCGTATCCGCGTTCATTTGCGTTCATCTGCGGTTAATTTGAAAGCACCAACATGTAATGTAACGACCTCACAAAAAGGTATACGTTATGTACTAAAATAAAACATTCAATTCAATTTAATTTTTATTGAAAAATACAGAGGAACAATTTTATATGTGAGGATGGCATCTCAATATTTCCATATCCCCCCATACAACGGAGACCCACACATGATGATCCAGAAACCCAGAGGAACCAGGGACTTCCTCCCAGACGAGAACCGCAAGCGCAGATACATTGAAACCAAACTCCGCCAAACCGCCAAACGGTGGGGCTACAACGAAATCAAGACCCCCACCTTCGAGCAGATAGAATTATTCACGGTCAAATCTGGTGAAGGCATCCTGGGTGAGCTCTACAATTTCAAGGACAAAGGCGACCGTGAGATGGCACTTCGTCCCGAACTTACCGCACCTGTGGTCAGGATGTACGTCAATGAACTCCAGCGCGCACCAAAACCCGTCAAACTTTATTATTTTGATAACTGCTTCAGGTACGAGCGGCCCCAAAAGGGGAGGTTCAGGGAATTCTGGCAATTCGGCGCCGAGCTCATAGGAAGCCCCAGGCCAGAGGCTGATGCAGAAGTCATATCCCTGGCCTGCCGGATGCTCAAAGATGCGGGCGTGGACGGCGAGCTCAATGTCGGGCACCTTGGCATTATCAGGACCCTGTTCACCGGACTGGATGCAACGACCCAGGGCCAGATCATGCGGCTCGTTGATAAAAAGGACGATAATGGCCTGGAAGATTACCTGGAAGCCATCAACGCCGATATCGGGATGCGGGAGAAACTCTTCGAACTCATAGGCCTGACCGGCAGCGGTGCCGTGGAAGAGGCAAAACGGCTGCTGGGCAATATCGAGGAACTGGATACTTTCCAGAGGCTACTGGACCTGCTTGATATCCACGGCCTGGACTATACCGTCAATTTCGGCATTGCCAGGGGACTTGACTACTATACCGGCATGGTCTTTGAGATTTACAGCAGCGGCCTTGGAGCACAGAACCAGGTATGCGGCGGCGGGTCTTACCGGCTCGCACACCTGTTCGGGGGCAAGGACATTGAATCCACCGGGTTTGCGCTCGGATTTGACAGGGTCATGGAAGTATGTACCGTCCAGCCTCCCGAGGAGAAAAGGGTTGTCGTGGTCTGCTTTGATGAGACCCGCAAGGAAGGCATGAAAATCGCCCGGACCCTGCGCCAACACATGATAGTTGATATCGATGTCATGGGCAGGAGTTTTGCAGCCCAGCTGAAATTTGCCAATAATGTACATGCCGGATGGGCTGTTATCATTGGCGAAGATGAAGTCGCAAAGGGTAAGGTGACCCTGAAAAATATGGGCTCCGGGAACCAGGAAATACTGGACCCTGATGAACTGGTGAGACGACTTACATCGTAACCTTACAGGATAATTGAACAATTACTGAATAAGATCCAGGGGCAGTGCACCGCTATGTACCGCAGTGGCCACCAGGACACCTTCCAGTCCAACATCCCTCAATAGATTGATATCATCCTTGCCCCTGACACCACCGCCAAGCAGGATGTTATGGTCGCTGTGGTCCACCATCTGCTCCAGGAAACCGGTGTTGATACCACTGGATGTACCCACCTTGCTCAATTCCAGTATTATCAGGTCATTGATGTCATAATTGTTCAACATCTGTATCAGTTCGAGAGGTGGCAGATTGAATGCCGGTTCACGGGTCAATATCCGGCCCCCCTTGATATCGATGCTCATATTAATGGACCTGGGATAAAAACCCGTAGCACTCTCAAGCAATTCATGAGTGGCGGTTTCCGTGCCAAGCACAATGGAATCAGCCAGCTGGTGACCAAGATGGACATCATCCAGGGAAGATGCACCAAGGTCGAGCATGGTCTTGCTCTTCCAGCCTATCTGTTTTACGACCTCGTCATTGTTCCCGCGGTTGCCCAGCCGGTTCAGGTCAGCAATATAGACCTCGCCGGGCACCAGTTCATTTATAATATCGAGGGGGTCTGATGATTCACAGACTTTGCTAAAAGTATGGATGGGGCCGTAATTTTCCCGTTCTCCTTTAACGGCATGCACGACCTGCCCGTCCAGAATGTCAAGTACGAATATTACGCGAAACATGAATATTGATTTAAATTTTGGTGTTGAAGTTTATTATGCCGATACTCACTGCCATTAAGGTTTTTTGTAATATATAAAGTATGACATAATGAATCCAGGGTGGTCAAAATAACAACATATATATTACGATAGCGCAGTAACACATTTCAAGGATATAGAGGTAATAGAACATGAAACTACTGGTCAGCCCCATCAATATTGAAGAAGCAAAAGCTGCAGCTAACGGAGGGGCAGATATCATCGATGTCAAGAACCCGAAAGAAGGTAGTCTGGGCGCTAACTTCCCCTGGGTCATCAGGTCAGTGAAAGAGGCCTTGAACTCGATAAGACCCATCAGTGCCACCATCGGTGACCTGAATTATAAACCCGGAACCGCATCCCTTGCAGCTCTTGGTGCCGCAGTGTCCGGCGCAGATTACATCAAAGTAGGATTATACGACATCCAGACCAGGGAACAGGCTTTAGACATGGCCGAGAACGTGGTAAGGTCAGTAAAAGACTATGATCCGGCAAAGAAAGTGGTCATATCCGGCTATTCTGATTATAAACGTATCAATTCCATACCTGTCAGTGAACTGCCTTCTATCTGTGCACAAAGTGGCGCAGATGTGGTCATGATGGATACGGGTATCAAGGACGGACGCTCTACCTTTGAGTTCATGACCCATGATGAACTGTCCGCTTTCATTCATTCGGCACATGACCTTGGGATTGAAACCGCGATCGCTGGCACCATAAAATTCGAGGATATGGATGCCCTGAACCAGCTCGGTCCTGACATCATCGGAGTGCGGGGATGCGTGTGCGGAGGCGACCGTACGTCTTCTATCCAGCAGGGCCTGGTGGAAGAACTCAAGGCCATAATGGCATAACAGAATCCTGTGGTTCCAACTACAAATTATTTTTAGACTGTATGCCCAGTTCAACAAGCAGGGATTCAGGTACCATTCCTTCTTGTGTAAAACCCGCTGCATCGTAGTATTCATCCAGCATGGCATCCAGTTCTGCGCCCGTTACAGGCTGTTCTCCCTGTGTGGTCACCCGTGCGGGCAGGGTATCATGTCTCCTGTCAAAACCTTCCCTGTTATTGAAAGCCCGTGTCAGCACAGCTACCCGCCTGCCTAACAGATCGAACTCGCTCCGGTCCATAGTAAACCCGGTGGCTGCCGCAAAGAGTTCATGGAGCTCGTCCAGGCCGGCAGCATAGGTGATGAACTTGCAGATACCAGCTGAATCATAGATGGCATTACGCTGCTGACCGTCCCAGACCATCTTGCCTTTACCTGCCGTTACCATAGGGTCAAGCCGCCCGCCCCTGCCAAGCACTTCTTTTCCATAGGTCCAGGGACGCAGGTGACAGGCGCCGCGGTCCGATACAGCGTATGCCAGGGCCTGCCCTTTGGCGGTCCGGGGCAGGTATGCAGGGATCTCCAACCCTTTGACGTTCATTGCGAAATCAACTGAACCCTGCCCGATACCAAGAGCCGCATCCCTGGTACCATGGGCTGCAAAAGCCAGCGGACCGTCACCTCTGCCCATCATATGGATAGCCTCGATCAGCGCATCACTATTCCCGAACATCAACTCCAGTCCGCCGGTATCCTCTTTCCTGATCAGGCCCCGTTCATAGCATTCCATCAAGAAAGCGATGGTACTGCCAGTACTCATGCTGTCCAGCCCGTATGTATCACAAAGATGCTCTGCTGCTGTTACCACTACCGGGTCATCGATACCGCAGTTGGAACCCAGCAGGGTGATCGACTCGAATTCCGGGCCGTCATGTGTCAGACCGCGATATTGTCCTTCCTGCACCACTGCCAGGTGGCTGCACTGTATGGCACAGCCCGGGCAGGGACGGCGCCGGGCTCCTCCATCCCACAACTGGTCTTTGATTGCGAACCCATCCAGCCGTTCACACAGAACGTCATCCCGTCCACTCGTGTAGTTTCGCGTGCTCCAACCTCCGGTCTCGTTCACCACTTCAACCAGTTCAGCCGTGCCCATCTTTCTGAGATTACCCACACCGCTGCTGTTCCTGACCTTACCGTTTATCCTCTCCCTCACTGACCTGAAAGTGACAGGGTCGGAAGGTTCATAGTTCCCGTGCCCGGTGACCACAACTGCTTTCAAGCGCTTGCTGCCCATGACCGCACCCAATCCCCCGCGAGCAGCTGTGCGGTTCTCTGCAAATACCCCAGCCAGTTTTGCCATGCGCTCCCCTGCGGGTCCGATGCTCAACACCCTGGCCTCGCGGTCAGGAGAATGACGTGCTTTCAACTCTGCCTGGACCGCAAAAGTATCCATACCCCACAGGTCGGTAGCATCCAGTATCTCCACCCGGTCATCAATGATATTGATATATACAGGCGACTGCGACCTGCCCATGATGAGCAGCCCCATGTACCCTGCATACCGCAACTCAGGCCCCCACCAGCCATTGCAGTGACTGTCGTTCCAGGTGCCTGTGAGCGGGCTTTTGGCACACACCGAAAAGTTGACGCCGTTTGTCACGGGAGCGCCCGTCAGGGGGCCGTTCATGATAGCCAGCAGGTTATCGGGTGACAGGGCATCGCAACCGGGCGGGTTCTCATTGTAGAGATAGTGGGCTGCCAGGCCCTTACCGCCCATGAACGTGCGGAGCAGTGTCCGGGGGATAGGTTCTCTGTTTGTTTTACCTGAATCCAGGTCGATGCGCAGGAGATTGTCGGGGTGGTTCATGATTATAGTCTCACCGTAAGATATTTGTTTATAAACCATATAGTATAATTAACGAGCTAATACTTTTGGAGTGAATAGCATGAGAATATTTAGTATTATTATAATCTTAATGATATTAGTTTCATTTCTGGCACCGGTGGCCGCAACATCACCTGACGATAACATGGTCAGGGTATTGATAGGGTTCAAGGACAAAAACGATGCAGCACTGGTAGAAAGCTACGGCGGAAAGGTCAATGCACAGTTTGATATTATCCCGGCAATTGCCGCAGAGGTGCCCGTACAGGCACTATACGGGCTGTCCCACAACCCAAAAATAGATATCATTGAGCCTGATGCCGTAGCCCATGCCATGGGACAGGTCACGCCATGGGGTATAGACAGGGTACAGGCACCCCAGACACATGCCAATGGCATTACGGGTATGGGTGTAAATGTAGCTATCATTGATACCGGTATAGATTATAACCATCCGGACCTGGCATCCAATTACATGGGCGGGTATGATTACGTCAACCTTGATACCGACCCGTTTGATGACGCAGGGCACGGTACCCACGTGGCTGGAACAGTAGCGGCAATTAACAATGATTTTGGCGTTATAGGCGTATCTCCCGAGGTCAATATTTATGCCCTGAAAGTGCTCGATGCCAGCGGCAGCGGCTCATACAGCAATATAATCAGCGCAATTGACTGGGCTCGCACCCATAATATCGATGTAGCTTCGATGAGCCTGGGTGGTGGATTCAACTCCCGCTTGCTCAGCAGGGCATGCGACAACGCATATAAGAGCGGAGTGCTGCTGGTTGCCGCAGCCGGGAACGAGGCCGGAACGGTATCTTATCCAGCCGCATATAGTTC
This genomic window contains:
- a CDS encoding YIP1 family protein — translated: MSKMIDDFKNTWLLIIRSPEDFFAQMPAKGGYTDPVKFAAINYLIAGLSSMIIHSLFFYLVTALTGNLTLDFISLAMGSARFFMIVIICFMGLFIGGGILHIFFRVSGGTGTYESTVRIIAYSSAAMAFGGIPFVAILAGLYLIYLVVVGGTQVHKVTPVSSVIAVLITGVVFSVLLIMLVVGIAFFLYSSGGLYGNSSVMSQYDYRIALNTDSTLENLTFYLPLPVSMNVSRMGEEAMIQNTGNPGWELSMIGTGHGTMLELTANELEPELHQLFEVKPPLPGQTGDRPAGEVASFTRGTIEISVSMEADSLIYTQDAAGKEPVLSPKYNMELSDYNAPYPSGGIPPNTWNYDSFIYADYSAAPNANVEICITMEGHNEWWTGGWTYNGYRDSICTTITGEQHGWIPVTGQLVEREGHYD
- the hisS gene encoding histidine--tRNA ligase, encoding MMIQKPRGTRDFLPDENRKRRYIETKLRQTAKRWGYNEIKTPTFEQIELFTVKSGEGILGELYNFKDKGDREMALRPELTAPVVRMYVNELQRAPKPVKLYYFDNCFRYERPQKGRFREFWQFGAELIGSPRPEADAEVISLACRMLKDAGVDGELNVGHLGIIRTLFTGLDATTQGQIMRLVDKKDDNGLEDYLEAINADIGMREKLFELIGLTGSGAVEEAKRLLGNIEELDTFQRLLDLLDIHGLDYTVNFGIARGLDYYTGMVFEIYSSGLGAQNQVCGGGSYRLAHLFGGKDIESTGFALGFDRVMEVCTVQPPEEKRVVVVCFDETRKEGMKIARTLRQHMIVDIDVMGRSFAAQLKFANNVHAGWAVIIGEDEVAKGKVTLKNMGSGNQEILDPDELVRRLTS
- a CDS encoding phosphoribosylformimino-5-aminoimidazole carboxamide ribotide isomerase; this encodes MFRVIFVLDILDGQVVHAVKGERENYGPIHTFSKVCESSDPLDIINELVPGEVYIADLNRLGNRGNNDEVVKQIGWKSKTMLDLGASSLDDVHLGHQLADSIVLGTETATHELLESATGFYPRSINMSIDIKGGRILTREPAFNLPPLELIQMLNNYDINDLIILELSKVGTSSGINTGFLEQMVDHSDHNILLGGGVRGKDDINLLRDVGLEGVLVATAVHSGALPLDLIQ
- a CDS encoding (5-formylfuran-3-yl)methyl phosphate synthase; amino-acid sequence: MKLLVSPINIEEAKAAANGGADIIDVKNPKEGSLGANFPWVIRSVKEALNSIRPISATIGDLNYKPGTASLAALGAAVSGADYIKVGLYDIQTREQALDMAENVVRSVKDYDPAKKVVISGYSDYKRINSIPVSELPSICAQSGADVVMMDTGIKDGRSTFEFMTHDELSAFIHSAHDLGIETAIAGTIKFEDMDALNQLGPDIIGVRGCVCGGDRTSSIQQGLVEELKAIMA
- a CDS encoding aldehyde ferredoxin oxidoreductase family protein gives rise to the protein MNHPDNLLRIDLDSGKTNREPIPRTLLRTFMGGKGLAAHYLYNENPPGCDALSPDNLLAIMNGPLTGAPVTNGVNFSVCAKSPLTGTWNDSHCNGWWGPELRYAGYMGLLIMGRSQSPVYINIIDDRVEILDATDLWGMDTFAVQAELKARHSPDREARVLSIGPAGERMAKLAGVFAENRTAARGGLGAVMGSKRLKAVVVTGHGNYEPSDPVTFRSVRERINGKVRNSSGVGNLRKMGTAELVEVVNETGGWSTRNYTSGRDDVLCERLDGFAIKDQLWDGGARRRPCPGCAIQCSHLAVVQEGQYRGLTHDGPEFESITLLGSNCGIDDPVVVTAAEHLCDTYGLDSMSTGSTIAFLMECYERGLIRKEDTGGLELMFGNSDALIEAIHMMGRGDGPLAFAAHGTRDAALGIGQGSVDFAMNVKGLEIPAYLPRTAKGQALAYAVSDRGACHLRPWTYGKEVLGRGGRLDPMVTAGKGKMVWDGQQRNAIYDSAGICKFITYAAGLDELHELFAAATGFTMDRSEFDLLGRRVAVLTRAFNNREGFDRRHDTLPARVTTQGEQPVTGAELDAMLDEYYDAAGFTQEGMVPESLLVELGIQSKNNL
- a CDS encoding S8 family peptidase — protein: MRIFSIIIILMILVSFLAPVAATSPDDNMVRVLIGFKDKNDAALVESYGGKVNAQFDIIPAIAAEVPVQALYGLSHNPKIDIIEPDAVAHAMGQVTPWGIDRVQAPQTHANGITGMGVNVAIIDTGIDYNHPDLASNYMGGYDYVNLDTDPFDDAGHGTHVAGTVAAINNDFGVIGVSPEVNIYALKVLDASGSGSYSNIISAIDWARTHNIDVASMSLGGGFNSRLLSRACDNAYKSGVLLVAAAGNEAGTVSYPAAYSSVIAVSATDQNNNVAWFSNFGTQVELAAPGVNINSTTMNGGYSGDTWSGTSMATPHVTGVAALVLTTSVIDTGYDTNNNGQWDTDEVRQRMRDTSTDLGTTGKDLYFGYGLVNALAATDVVVPDPGPTPEPTPDPTPTPTGSEMHIADISLSLDTRSAGRNIFTWADATVTIADSGDNPVQGAQVSGVWSGVTSDIDTGATAADGTVTLYSDSAKRLVEGTFTFTVTRVVLPGWDYNTSANVVNSGSIAL